The following proteins are encoded in a genomic region of Spirosoma sp. SC4-14:
- a CDS encoding SDR family NAD(P)-dependent oxidoreductase, with translation MIQQNETSGNSSAQIPGLTTKVWFITGASRGFGRIWANAALERGDKVVATARKRASLDELAEKFGENVLTLELDVTNPDQVKTVVEQAHTHFGRLDIVLNNAGYSLVGTIEEASAAAIHALYETNIFGPISVIQAALPLLRKQGGGHILGVSSNLGHVTLPVIGYYCSSKWAFEAIHESLAAEIKPFGINVTLIEPGAYATEFGSPESLKFAQGLDIYTDFKAQFFNRLRALERGNPAATPDALFRVVDAENPPLRFFLGSHNLPAVRDAYSERLATWEAWEAVSKTAQGQSNQGTPN, from the coding sequence ATGATACAACAAAACGAAACGTCCGGTAATAGCTCTGCTCAAATACCTGGACTAACGACTAAAGTCTGGTTTATTACGGGCGCTTCCCGGGGGTTTGGACGCATTTGGGCCAACGCTGCCCTTGAGCGGGGCGACAAGGTGGTGGCCACTGCCCGCAAACGGGCAAGCCTTGATGAACTGGCTGAAAAATTCGGCGAAAACGTGCTTACGCTGGAACTCGACGTGACCAATCCCGACCAGGTAAAGACGGTTGTCGAACAAGCTCATACGCACTTCGGCAGGTTAGATATCGTTCTTAATAATGCCGGTTATTCACTAGTTGGCACCATTGAAGAAGCCAGTGCTGCTGCTATTCATGCCCTTTATGAAACGAATATTTTCGGTCCGATTTCTGTTATTCAGGCAGCCCTGCCGCTACTACGAAAGCAGGGGGGTGGGCATATCCTTGGCGTATCCAGCAACCTGGGCCATGTGACACTGCCGGTGATTGGCTACTATTGTTCGTCAAAGTGGGCATTCGAGGCTATTCACGAAAGCCTGGCCGCTGAGATTAAACCATTTGGCATCAATGTAACCCTTATCGAACCGGGGGCTTATGCCACTGAATTCGGTAGCCCGGAATCCTTAAAGTTTGCCCAGGGTCTCGATATCTATACCGATTTTAAGGCGCAATTTTTCAACCGTTTAAGAGCCCTGGAAAGAGGTAATCCGGCGGCAACCCCAGACGCGCTTTTTCGGGTGGTTGATGCCGAAAACCCTCCTTTACGGTTCTTTCTGGGTAGTCATAATTTGCCTGCCGTGCGCGATGCCTATAGTGAGCGATTAGCAACCTGGGAAGCCTGGGAAGCTGTTTCGAAGACGGCCCAGGGGCAATCCAATCAGGGAACTCCGAACTAA
- a CDS encoding UbiA family prenyltransferase — protein sequence MTARTIWLHLRVPFSVFLLPMFWFAVSQSVHPDLGKSVAVLLIVHLLLYPASNAYNSYFDKDEGSIGGLEKPPPVDKDLYWVSWALDVVALVLGSIFVNWPFVLYLLVYGFVTKAYSHDRIRLKKYPILSWLLISVLQGGITYVMTYISINDLPLSTIGQPKLLLGGLLATLNLMALYPVTQVYQHEEDARRGDRTISLMMGVRGTFICAVVMYLLSMVGFYIYFEGSYLILIYLLFLLPAVIFFLRWFSRVYKDPNQANYRTTMQMMWISSIGLNSFFLFLIALTRS from the coding sequence ATGACTGCCCGCACTATCTGGCTACACCTTCGCGTACCCTTCTCCGTTTTTCTATTGCCAATGTTCTGGTTTGCCGTAAGCCAGTCGGTGCATCCAGATCTGGGTAAATCGGTAGCCGTTTTGCTTATTGTTCACTTGTTGTTGTATCCGGCCAGTAATGCCTATAATAGCTATTTCGATAAAGATGAGGGCAGTATAGGTGGTTTGGAAAAACCGCCACCTGTCGATAAAGATCTCTATTGGGTATCGTGGGCGCTCGATGTTGTTGCATTGGTGCTGGGGAGCATTTTTGTAAACTGGCCATTTGTGCTCTATTTACTGGTCTATGGCTTTGTGACCAAAGCCTACAGTCACGACCGTATTCGACTGAAAAAATACCCAATCCTGAGTTGGTTGCTTATAAGTGTATTGCAGGGCGGCATTACGTACGTAATGACCTACATATCAATCAATGATTTGCCTCTATCGACGATTGGCCAGCCGAAACTTCTTTTAGGAGGGCTGCTGGCCACCCTGAATCTGATGGCGCTCTATCCGGTCACACAGGTCTATCAGCACGAAGAGGACGCCCGGCGTGGCGACAGAACCATTAGTCTGATGATGGGTGTTCGAGGTACATTTATTTGTGCAGTAGTGATGTATCTGTTATCGATGGTAGGTTTTTACATCTATTTTGAAGGAAGTTACCTCATTCTGATCTACCTGTTGTTCCTGTTGCCTGCCGTTATTTTCTTTCTGCGATGGTTTTCCCGGGTATACAAAGACCCTAATCAGGCTAATTATCGAACGACCATGCAGATGATGTGGATATCGAGTATTGGGCTAAACAGTTTTTTTCTTTTTTTGATTGCCTTAACTCGTTCGTAA
- a CDS encoding helix-turn-helix transcriptional regulator, translated as MKKEENSPYKIESLTDAHRAFGLPKPLHPLVSLINGPHSQVEGVRFPPYHVLGFYKISYKPKLSGKLKYGQHHYDFDEGGLLFASPGQLIGNNDNDASVCSAYTLLIHPDFFLGYPLAKTIKQYGFFSYSTHETLHLSEEEKGNIIGIFKMIDHELHSRIDDSSQAVIIAQIELLLNYANRYYKRQFITRKAVNSDLLQKLEDVIEAYFTDELSLNQGLPTVHYLAEQVNLSPSYLSDMLRSLIGQNAQQYVHDKLIEKAKEILSTTNLSVSEVAYALGFEHSQSFSKLFKTKTHLSPLAFRRSFN; from the coding sequence GTGAAAAAAGAAGAAAACAGCCCTTATAAAATTGAATCACTAACCGACGCGCACCGGGCCTTTGGCTTACCGAAGCCTCTGCATCCGTTGGTAAGTCTGATCAATGGCCCTCATTCGCAGGTTGAAGGAGTCAGGTTTCCGCCCTACCATGTGCTGGGTTTTTATAAAATATCGTATAAACCAAAGCTGAGTGGTAAATTAAAATACGGCCAGCATCATTATGATTTTGACGAAGGAGGTTTGTTATTCGCTTCGCCTGGTCAGCTTATTGGCAACAACGACAATGATGCCAGCGTTTGTTCTGCCTATACGTTGCTGATTCATCCTGATTTCTTTTTAGGCTATCCTCTGGCCAAAACCATTAAGCAGTATGGTTTCTTCTCCTATTCGACTCATGAAACGTTACACCTTTCGGAAGAGGAAAAGGGAAACATTATTGGGATCTTTAAAATGATCGACCATGAGTTACACAGCCGAATCGATGACTCAAGCCAGGCTGTCATTATAGCTCAGATTGAGTTGTTGCTCAATTATGCCAATCGGTACTACAAGCGCCAGTTCATCACCCGCAAAGCAGTCAACAGTGATCTGTTACAAAAGCTGGAAGATGTAATAGAAGCTTATTTTACCGATGAACTGTCCTTAAACCAGGGCTTACCGACGGTTCACTACCTGGCCGAACAGGTCAATCTTTCTCCGAGTTATTTAAGTGATATGCTGCGATCCCTAATTGGTCAAAATGCGCAGCAGTATGTTCATGATAAACTCATCGAAAAAGCGAAAGAAATTTTATCTACGACCAACTTATCGGTCAGCGAAGTAGCCTATGCTTTGGGTTTCGAGCACTCCCAATCGTTCAGTAAGCTCTTTAAAACGAAAACGCACTTGTCTCCCCTGGCCTTCAGACGGTCGTTTAATTAA
- a CDS encoding HD domain-containing protein, translating into MESAILSLQIEFIKEVDKLKYILRKTKLLNSDRRENDAEHSWHLALMALVLAEHANFPLNMLRVIKMLLIHDIVEIDAGDTFIYDTQKSHDNTVEERAAAKRIFGLLPEEQAAEFIAVWEEFEAGQTNEAKFARAMDRLEPLLQNASNKGGTWAEFSVKYDKVYAKKQVIQQGSTQIWRYAEQLLNDSVEKGILKK; encoded by the coding sequence ATGGAATCGGCTATTCTTTCCCTGCAGATTGAGTTCATCAAGGAGGTGGATAAGCTTAAGTATATCCTTCGTAAGACGAAGTTACTGAACAGCGACCGAAGGGAGAACGACGCTGAACACAGTTGGCATCTTGCCTTAATGGCTCTTGTGTTGGCTGAGCACGCGAATTTCCCGCTCAATATGCTTAGGGTGATAAAGATGCTGCTGATTCATGATATTGTTGAAATAGATGCTGGCGACACATTTATCTATGATACGCAAAAAAGCCATGATAATACGGTTGAAGAGCGGGCAGCGGCTAAACGGATCTTTGGCTTACTGCCTGAAGAGCAAGCCGCCGAATTCATAGCTGTTTGGGAAGAGTTTGAAGCGGGGCAAACCAACGAAGCCAAATTTGCCCGTGCTATGGATCGACTCGAACCTCTCTTGCAGAATGCGTCGAACAAAGGGGGAACCTGGGCTGAATTCAGCGTAAAGTATGATAAGGTGTATGCCAAAAAGCAAGTCATCCAACAGGGATCGACTCAAATCTGGCGCTATGCCGAGCAGCTACTTAACGACAGCGTTGAAAAAGGCATTTTAAAAAAGTAA
- a CDS encoding Crp/Fnr family transcriptional regulator, translated as MEELITYLLQFGHLAVQHRELIQAKAKRRNIAKGTYFAEAGKISNQLGYVTKGIFRVCYYDKLGDSFTRYFIYENRFVVDINSFRDEMPSTEYIEAITDCQLLVFSKEDFTQLSALIPGWQDIFVKITSYVLENKLKFTSNMIVQDAQKRYLNFLDHYPGLANRVPLSMIASYLGITPSSLSRIRKNIV; from the coding sequence ATGGAAGAGCTCATTACCTATTTGCTTCAATTTGGACACCTTGCGGTTCAGCATCGGGAGTTGATTCAGGCGAAGGCCAAACGCAGAAACATTGCCAAAGGGACTTACTTTGCAGAAGCTGGGAAAATTTCCAATCAACTAGGATATGTTACAAAGGGGATTTTCAGGGTCTGTTATTACGATAAACTTGGCGACAGTTTCACCCGATACTTTATTTATGAGAATCGATTTGTTGTTGATATCAACAGTTTTCGTGATGAAATGCCCTCCACCGAGTACATTGAAGCCATCACAGATTGCCAGCTTTTAGTCTTTTCCAAAGAAGACTTTACTCAGCTTTCAGCTCTTATTCCCGGATGGCAGGATATATTCGTTAAAATCACGTCCTACGTTCTGGAAAATAAGTTGAAGTTCACTAGTAATATGATAGTACAGGACGCCCAGAAAAGATACCTGAACTTTCTGGATCATTACCCCGGATTGGCCAACCGTGTTCCGCTCAGTATGATAGCCTCTTATCTGGGCATTACCCCATCTTCGCTCAGCCGGATACGAAAAAATATCGTCTAG